A section of the Saccharopolyspora gregorii genome encodes:
- a CDS encoding IS701 family transposase, translating into MVVDVVLDQLDRVHERIAGRFTRSEPRARAREYMSGLVAGLERKNGWTLAEQAGEVSPDGMQRLLRWADWDIDGVRDDVRDYVIEHIGEPDGVLIVDDTGFLKKGVRSAGVQRQYSGTAGRIENCQIGTFLAYAGAGGHALIDRALYLPEPWCADRERCRRAGIPEGTEFETKPRQAMAMLTRAFEADVPFAWVTADEAYGQVKYLRAWLEEQDAAYVLATKVNDTLTTTDGAEARADELITGLPARSWRRLSVGAGAHGPREYDWARIPIGAGWRAGRGHWLLARRSLSDPTEIAYYVCYGPRRSTLLDLAWTAGTRWRIEECFQQAKNEAGLDHYQVRSWRAWYAHITLSMLAHAWLAVSRSLAIKGESVSTSRA; encoded by the coding sequence GTGGTGGTCGATGTGGTGTTGGATCAGCTGGACCGGGTGCATGAGCGGATCGCAGGCCGGTTCACCCGGTCGGAGCCGCGGGCGAGGGCGCGGGAGTACATGTCCGGACTGGTCGCAGGCCTGGAACGGAAGAACGGCTGGACGCTGGCCGAGCAGGCCGGCGAGGTATCCCCGGACGGGATGCAACGGCTGCTGCGCTGGGCGGACTGGGACATCGACGGCGTCCGCGACGACGTGCGGGACTACGTGATCGAGCACATCGGTGAGCCAGATGGTGTGCTGATCGTGGACGACACCGGGTTCCTGAAGAAAGGCGTGCGGTCGGCCGGGGTGCAGCGGCAGTACTCCGGGACCGCCGGGCGGATCGAGAACTGCCAGATCGGCACGTTCCTGGCCTACGCCGGTGCTGGCGGGCATGCGCTGATCGATCGGGCGTTGTATCTTCCCGAGCCCTGGTGCGCCGACCGGGAGCGGTGCCGGCGGGCCGGGATCCCCGAGGGGACCGAGTTCGAGACGAAGCCGCGGCAAGCCATGGCGATGCTGACGCGGGCATTCGAGGCGGACGTGCCGTTCGCGTGGGTCACCGCCGATGAGGCTTACGGGCAGGTCAAGTACCTGCGGGCGTGGCTGGAGGAGCAGGACGCCGCGTATGTGCTGGCCACCAAGGTCAACGACACCCTGACCACCACCGACGGCGCCGAGGCCCGGGCGGATGAGCTGATCACCGGCCTGCCCGCGCGGTCGTGGCGGCGGCTGTCGGTCGGAGCCGGCGCACACGGACCCCGCGAGTACGACTGGGCGCGGATCCCGATCGGGGCCGGCTGGCGAGCGGGGCGCGGGCACTGGCTGCTCGCCCGCCGCTCACTCTCAGACCCCACCGAGATCGCCTACTACGTCTGCTACGGACCCCGCCGCTCGACCCTGCTGGATCTGGCCTGGACCGCCGGGACCCGCTGGCGGATCGAGGAATGCTTCCAGCAGGCCAAGAACGAAGCCGGACTCGACCACTACCAGGTCCGCTCGTGGCGAGCCTGGTATGCCCACATCACCCTGTCGATGCTCGCTCACGCCTGGCTCGCCGTCTCCCGATCCCTGGCCATAAAAGGGGAATCGGTGTCGACGAGCCGGGCATGA
- a CDS encoding helix-turn-helix domain-containing protein — MTGKSEHTPKARALGAELRACRTAAGLTQQQLGEQIGISYVSISRYETGSRTPKPEGVAQILATLGVTGERYSSLVEMARGADQPNWLDTGVGIRKELTRLIHFERTATEITDVATSIVPGLLQTADYARAVMADMASDEIEPYVTMRVGRREVLTRRDPVRFTAFVSETALRDRIGGAEVMLDQLRHLETALASENITIYVIPAVSDRWHPAHVGSFSYYTFAKTSPIVHLEHYASGVFLYDEIDVAPYVPALDRLREVAMSRDHSAKFIAGLIRDLEGAPT, encoded by the coding sequence ATGACTGGAAAATCGGAGCACACCCCCAAGGCGCGAGCGCTCGGAGCGGAACTGCGCGCCTGCCGGACCGCGGCAGGGCTCACGCAGCAACAGCTGGGCGAGCAGATCGGCATCAGCTACGTGTCGATCTCCCGCTACGAAACCGGTTCGCGGACGCCGAAACCCGAGGGCGTCGCGCAAATCCTCGCGACGCTGGGTGTGACGGGCGAGCGGTACAGCTCGCTCGTGGAGATGGCGCGGGGAGCGGACCAGCCCAACTGGCTCGACACCGGGGTGGGCATCCGCAAGGAGCTGACCAGGCTGATCCACTTCGAGCGGACCGCCACGGAGATCACCGATGTGGCGACGAGCATCGTTCCGGGGCTGTTGCAGACGGCGGACTATGCGCGGGCGGTCATGGCCGACATGGCCAGCGACGAGATCGAGCCTTACGTGACCATGCGGGTGGGGCGGCGCGAAGTGCTCACCAGGAGGGATCCGGTGCGGTTCACGGCATTCGTGTCGGAAACCGCGTTGCGGGACCGGATCGGTGGTGCCGAGGTCATGCTGGATCAGCTCCGGCACCTCGAAACGGCGCTGGCGAGCGAGAACATCACCATCTACGTGATTCCTGCTGTTTCGGACCGGTGGCACCCGGCTCATGTGGGCTCGTTCAGCTACTACACCTTCGCTAAGACCTCGCCGATCGTCCATTTGGAGCACTACGCGTCCGGTGTCTTCCTCTATGACGAAATCGATGTGGCTCCCTACGTGCCCGCTCTGGATAGGCTTCGTGAAGTGGCGATGAGCCGAGACCACTCGGCGAAGTTCATCGCTGGACTCATCCGTGATCTGGAAGGTGCGCCGACATGA
- a CDS encoding DUF397 domain-containing protein, with product MKPIPTNWRKSSRSHQVSNCVEVGSFGSGAAVRDTKDRAAGYVSVDGARWNDFLAAIKSGRYAR from the coding sequence ATGAAGCCGATCCCGACGAACTGGCGGAAGTCCAGCCGTTCGCACCAGGTCTCCAACTGCGTCGAGGTCGGGAGCTTCGGCTCCGGTGCCGCGGTTCGGGACACCAAGGACCGCGCGGCCGGGTACGTGTCCGTCGACGGCGCCCGCTGGAACGACTTCCTCGCGGCCATCAAGTCCGGCCGCTACGCGCGCTGA
- a CDS encoding CPBP family intramembrane glutamic endopeptidase produces the protein MITDAPTRQLTDDTADLARTRTLPARGLAAFFLLAFGLSWGIWYASKLFPGVNPMPFVIAGSFGPATASVIVTAATQGKAGVGAMFRRYSPRGRGGVLPYLLALVPGLFIMISGMFHLLLSGGQIDDAALQAALLSAPTTFLFIALVGGGNEELGWRGYALPRLQSVVSPFASNVMLGIIWAVWHAPLWEIQGTSQAGMSIPIYVMLVVTLCVAMGNVWNFSRGSLLAVVIAHAGINTASGLKVAAFGSEGEVDALISMTLLCLIMLAVTKGRLAMPRRKKTELPES, from the coding sequence ATGATCACCGATGCGCCCACGCGGCAGCTCACCGACGACACCGCCGACCTGGCCCGCACCAGGACCCTCCCGGCCCGCGGCCTCGCCGCCTTCTTCCTCCTCGCCTTCGGCCTCTCCTGGGGCATCTGGTACGCGAGCAAGCTGTTCCCCGGCGTGAACCCGATGCCCTTCGTGATCGCGGGCAGCTTCGGCCCGGCCACCGCCTCCGTGATCGTCACCGCGGCGACGCAGGGCAAGGCGGGCGTCGGCGCGATGTTCCGGCGGTACTCCCCGCGGGGGCGCGGCGGCGTCCTGCCCTACCTGCTCGCGCTGGTTCCCGGCCTGTTCATCATGATCTCGGGGATGTTCCACCTGCTGCTGAGCGGCGGGCAGATCGACGACGCCGCGCTGCAGGCCGCGCTGCTCAGCGCCCCCACCACGTTCCTGTTCATCGCGCTGGTCGGCGGCGGCAACGAAGAGCTCGGCTGGCGCGGCTACGCCCTCCCCCGGCTCCAGTCCGTGGTGTCGCCGTTCGCCTCCAACGTGATGCTCGGCATCATCTGGGCCGTGTGGCACGCCCCGCTGTGGGAGATCCAGGGCACCTCGCAGGCCGGCATGTCCATCCCGATCTACGTGATGCTCGTGGTCACCCTCTGCGTCGCCATGGGCAACGTCTGGAACTTCTCGCGAGGCAGCCTGCTCGCAGTGGTGATCGCCCACGCCGGCATCAACACCGCCTCCGGGCTCAAGGTCGCCGCCTTCGGTTCGGAGGGCGAGGTCGACGCGCTGATCTCGATGACCCTGCTGTGCCTGATCATGCTGGCCGTCACCAAGGGCCGCCTGGCCATGCCCCGCCGCAAGAAGACCGAGCTGCCGGAATCCTGA
- a CDS encoding DUF418 domain-containing protein, translated as MRDSAPHPGADPWSATRRLTRPDAQDTVPIAARVPAAVPARAPGGSSGQRVTTLDALRGFALFGILLVNIPHVLGMPSEVGGVEAPVRRALDLFVQYRFNVIFALLFGIGFGIFLQRAARKHPRPRLLLARRLAVLFPLGGLHQLLHPGEYLLFYGVLGVALLLPLSFAPRWAALLVALVLPISPVPGALVLGYALARYEIPQTLHARRNQLAVVFAVSAGLSVPALLTQLYGPRDLGFALTTVVAGLCLATAYSSGLALLLRTRAGRPISAVLEPLGRMALTNYVSATLLMVSAGRLLGLADSSSWWTMLGFAVAVIAVQAVWSRLWLAHFRYGPLEWAWRCLTWWNLPPIRFRGLPASAA; from the coding sequence ATGCGAGACAGCGCCCCGCACCCCGGCGCCGACCCGTGGTCCGCCACCCGGCGGCTCACCCGACCGGACGCGCAGGACACGGTGCCCATCGCCGCCCGGGTGCCCGCCGCGGTCCCGGCCCGGGCGCCCGGCGGCTCCTCCGGGCAGCGGGTGACGACGCTCGACGCGCTCCGCGGCTTCGCGCTGTTCGGCATCCTGCTGGTGAACATCCCGCACGTGCTGGGCATGCCGAGCGAGGTCGGCGGCGTCGAAGCGCCGGTGCGGCGCGCGCTGGACCTGTTCGTGCAGTACCGGTTCAACGTGATCTTCGCGCTGCTGTTCGGGATCGGCTTCGGCATCTTCCTGCAGCGCGCCGCCCGCAAGCACCCCCGGCCGCGGCTGCTGCTGGCGCGCCGGCTGGCCGTGCTGTTCCCGCTCGGCGGCCTGCACCAGCTGCTGCACCCCGGCGAATACCTGCTGTTCTACGGCGTGCTCGGGGTCGCGCTGCTGCTGCCGCTGAGCTTCGCGCCGCGGTGGGCGGCCCTGCTGGTGGCGCTGGTGCTCCCGATCAGCCCGGTGCCCGGCGCGCTGGTGCTCGGCTACGCCCTCGCCCGCTACGAGATCCCGCAGACGCTGCACGCGCGGCGGAACCAGCTGGCGGTGGTGTTCGCGGTGTCGGCCGGGCTGTCGGTGCCCGCACTGCTCACCCAGCTCTACGGCCCGCGCGACCTCGGGTTCGCGCTGACCACCGTGGTCGCCGGGCTGTGCCTGGCCACCGCGTACAGCAGCGGGCTGGCGCTGCTGCTCCGGACCCGGGCCGGGCGGCCGATCTCGGCGGTGCTGGAACCGCTGGGGCGGATGGCGCTGACCAACTACGTGAGCGCGACGCTGCTGATGGTGAGCGCCGGACGGCTGCTCGGGCTGGCGGACTCCAGCTCCTGGTGGACGATGCTCGGGTTCGCCGTCGCGGTCATCGCGGTGCAGGCGGTGTGGAGCAGGCTGTGGCTCGCGCACTTCCGCTACGGGCCGTTGGAGTGGGCCTGGCGCTGCCTGACCTGGTGGAACCTGCCCCCGATCCGTTTTCGGGGGCTGCCCGCTTCGGCTGCGTAG
- a CDS encoding squalene/phytoene synthase family protein, giving the protein MADLTAALSEARQWSTTYYRPLLAMPPGLQEAKVSFYLLFRGIDEIEDHPALAATVKDTVLTEVACALQTRNIAGRLDAAFAEHRDVLPDVSLRLADWCALAPPSIAPRILDAAIAMANRMAVWSRRGWRMRDVDDLDEYAFSVAGVVATLLGDMWAWHDGTQVDRGQMMSYARGCQAANILADLAVDRERGVDFLPEGWTVADLATYVHTELSLADRWMATLPDPGPARVWCSRAMEVAWAQFHRAQTFQQA; this is encoded by the coding sequence GTGGCTGATTTGACCGCTGCGCTCAGTGAGGCTCGGCAATGGTCCACGACGTACTACCGACCGCTCTTGGCGATGCCGCCCGGCTTGCAGGAGGCAAAGGTCTCCTTCTACCTCCTGTTTCGCGGGATCGACGAAATCGAAGACCATCCCGCGCTGGCCGCGACTGTGAAGGACACGGTGCTGACCGAGGTGGCCTGCGCACTCCAGACCCGCAACATCGCCGGCCGTCTCGACGCCGCGTTCGCCGAGCATCGCGACGTCCTGCCTGATGTCTCGCTGCGGCTGGCGGACTGGTGCGCGCTGGCGCCACCCTCGATCGCCCCGCGGATCCTGGACGCCGCCATCGCCATGGCCAACCGGATGGCGGTGTGGTCTCGCCGCGGTTGGCGGATGCGGGACGTCGATGACCTCGACGAGTACGCCTTCTCCGTGGCCGGAGTCGTCGCCACTCTGCTGGGTGACATGTGGGCCTGGCACGACGGCACCCAGGTCGACCGTGGGCAGATGATGAGCTACGCCCGCGGCTGCCAGGCAGCCAACATCCTGGCCGACCTGGCCGTCGACCGCGAACGCGGTGTCGACTTCCTGCCCGAGGGCTGGACGGTCGCCGATCTGGCCACCTACGTGCACACCGAGCTCAGCCTCGCCGATCGCTGGATGGCGACGCTGCCGGATCCCGGACCGGCCCGTGTCTGGTGCAGCCGCGCCATGGAGGTGGCTTGGGCCCAGTTCCACCGGGCGCAGACCTTCCAGCAGGCCTGA
- a CDS encoding MFS transporter has product MAWGVNRAPSTSLTARQHWTLAVSCVAVALVVASMAALYAALPGIAVAIGATQGQLTWVIDGYTLALACLVLTGGALGDRYGRRATLLTGLLVFSAGSALPLALSEPAWLIGSRVIAGVGAALVMPSTLSLLTSGFPTAQWGRAVGVWAGVVSVGALVGLVGSGLLLQRWSWRSIFLVLTVAGIASAVAALTVPESRPRDRSRLDIAGAVLSAVAVGLFVGGVTEAPARGWLSPGTLGALVGSALATVVFIAVELRREHALLSLRLFGNRSFSIGVVSLVVQFLACFGMFFLLQQYLQLVLGYTPMHAAIAMAPLAGPLVPLCLLASRLTARVGLRAVTVGGLTVLAVGLFLMSCLQVQTTYPEVLRCVLVVGAGLGLCTAPATSAIIVSTPTARHGMASAVNDAAREVGAAIGVAVAGSVLAAGYRYRIESALPELPEQVRGAVADSPAAALALAERSRPDGHLLTSFARAAFVHGFQQAMVALAAVTAVGALAALADRTWAQRNAGRKP; this is encoded by the coding sequence ATGGCCTGGGGTGTCAATCGTGCGCCGAGCACGTCTCTGACTGCCCGTCAACACTGGACGCTGGCGGTCTCCTGCGTGGCCGTCGCGCTGGTCGTCGCCTCGATGGCCGCGCTGTATGCCGCGCTGCCCGGCATTGCGGTGGCAATCGGGGCGACTCAGGGCCAGTTGACCTGGGTGATCGACGGGTACACCCTGGCGCTGGCCTGCCTGGTGCTCACCGGCGGCGCCCTCGGCGACCGCTACGGACGGCGGGCCACCTTGTTGACGGGACTGCTGGTGTTCAGCGCCGGTTCGGCGCTGCCGCTGGCACTCAGCGAACCGGCCTGGCTGATCGGTAGTCGGGTGATCGCCGGAGTCGGCGCGGCGCTGGTGATGCCGTCGACACTGTCTCTTCTGACCAGCGGCTTCCCGACCGCGCAGTGGGGACGCGCAGTCGGGGTCTGGGCCGGCGTGGTCAGCGTCGGTGCCCTCGTCGGCCTGGTGGGCTCTGGCCTGTTGCTTCAGCGGTGGTCCTGGCGGTCCATCTTCCTCGTCTTGACCGTCGCGGGGATCGCGTCAGCCGTCGCGGCGCTGACCGTCCCGGAATCGCGTCCGCGGGATCGGTCTCGTTTGGACATCGCCGGAGCAGTCCTGTCCGCTGTCGCAGTCGGACTGTTTGTCGGCGGCGTCACGGAAGCACCTGCTCGTGGCTGGCTGTCACCAGGCACGCTCGGGGCGTTGGTTGGCAGCGCGCTCGCGACCGTTGTCTTCATAGCGGTGGAACTTCGTCGGGAGCACGCGTTGTTGTCACTGCGACTGTTCGGCAACCGCTCTTTCTCCATCGGCGTCGTCTCACTGGTGGTGCAGTTTCTCGCTTGCTTTGGCATGTTCTTCCTGCTGCAGCAGTACTTGCAGCTGGTACTCGGGTACACGCCGATGCACGCCGCGATCGCCATGGCGCCGCTGGCCGGGCCGTTGGTGCCGTTGTGCTTGCTGGCGTCCAGGCTGACCGCTCGGGTCGGATTGCGTGCGGTGACCGTGGGTGGCCTGACGGTGCTGGCGGTGGGGCTGTTCCTGATGTCGTGCCTGCAGGTGCAGACCACCTACCCCGAGGTCCTCCGGTGCGTGCTCGTCGTCGGTGCCGGGCTTGGGCTGTGCACAGCACCGGCGACCTCGGCGATCATCGTCAGCACCCCGACCGCCAGGCACGGCATGGCCTCCGCGGTCAACGACGCCGCTCGCGAGGTCGGCGCCGCGATCGGCGTCGCCGTCGCCGGCAGCGTGCTGGCCGCCGGATACCGCTACCGGATCGAATCGGCTTTGCCGGAACTGCCCGAACAGGTTCGAGGGGCGGTGGCTGACTCTCCGGCCGCAGCGCTGGCTCTCGCCGAGCGTTCGAGGCCGGACGGGCACTTGCTGACCAGCTTCGCCCGCGCGGCCTTCGTTCACGGCTTCCAGCAGGCGATGGTGGCGCTGGCCGCGGTCACAGCCGTGGGTGCGCTGGCCGCGCTGGCCGACCGGACCTGGGCACAGCGCAACGCCGGCCGAAAGCCATGA
- a CDS encoding TetR/AcrR family transcriptional regulator, with protein sequence MSDTPPEQHVDSVFYRPPRKRRTESPLSRDRIVIASVALLDRDGASALTMRKVAAELDVHATSLYWYVQRREDLIDLALDHVLAGPAGDLPGDDVPWDEVVFRVAKQYYDAFAAHPWAAGFAGTRPLIGPNAMALAGRIIAALTESGGTEKDRMIAATAISQQVLGAATTAVVARGLSNAPAEDYAAAVGTPQTLDIWLPSFDDVLTLLVEAIRTRLNPTGPTT encoded by the coding sequence ATGTCCGACACACCCCCTGAACAGCACGTGGACAGCGTCTTCTACCGCCCGCCGCGCAAGCGCCGCACCGAATCACCGCTGAGCCGGGACCGCATCGTCATCGCGAGCGTCGCGCTGCTCGACCGGGACGGGGCGAGCGCGCTGACCATGCGCAAGGTCGCGGCGGAGCTGGACGTGCACGCGACGAGCCTCTACTGGTACGTGCAGCGCCGCGAAGACCTCATCGACCTGGCGCTGGACCACGTGCTGGCCGGGCCCGCGGGCGACCTCCCCGGCGACGACGTGCCCTGGGACGAGGTCGTGTTCCGCGTCGCGAAGCAGTACTACGACGCGTTCGCCGCGCACCCGTGGGCCGCCGGGTTCGCGGGGACGCGGCCGCTGATCGGGCCGAACGCGATGGCGCTGGCCGGGCGGATCATCGCCGCGCTCACCGAATCCGGGGGCACGGAGAAGGACCGGATGATCGCCGCCACCGCCATCTCCCAGCAGGTCCTCGGCGCGGCCACGACCGCCGTCGTCGCGCGCGGCTTGTCGAACGCGCCCGCGGAGGACTACGCCGCGGCCGTGGGCACGCCGCAGACGCTCGACATCTGGCTCCCGTCCTTCGACGACGTGCTGACCCTGCTGGTGGAAGCCATCCGCACCCGCCTCAACCCCACCGGACCCACGACCTGA
- a CDS encoding DUF397 domain-containing protein: MTTIRAKWRKSSRSNSGGNCVEVAITPTVIGVRDTKDRAAGHFTTDRTRWNDFLAAIKSGRYAR, from the coding sequence GTGACCACCATTCGTGCGAAGTGGCGCAAGTCCTCCCGGTCGAACTCGGGCGGCAACTGCGTCGAGGTGGCGATCACCCCGACCGTGATCGGCGTGCGGGACACCAAGGACCGCGCCGCCGGGCACTTCACCACCGACCGCACCCGATGGAACGACTTCCTCGCGGCCATCAAGTCCGGCCGCTACGCGCGCTGA
- the eccCb gene encoding type VII secretion protein EccCb, with amino-acid sequence MDSRAVIGVPDAYELPSTPGNGYLKSDTQTITRFKAAYVSGPYRSPRRKRNRDVIEEQLVPFTARYIEPRVRRAEEPVEDEQQHESQLSVVDVLIDKLRGVGPAAHQVWLPPLRQSPSLDELLPPLLDDPETGIRAAERGSPDGLQVAVGLIDLPGQQRRELLRLDLSGSAGNIGIAGGPQNGKSTLLRTVITALALTHSAREVQFYCLDFGGGTLAGLLGLPHVGSVAGRLDRDRVSRTVLEVLNLLTRREVFFQNNGLDSMASYRRERRAGKFADDPYGDVFLVVDGWSTLRQEFEDVEELFRDIATRGLTYGVHLIVASQRWSEIRTWMRGVLGTRLELRLGDPIDSEVNSRVAAKVPNLPGRGITAERENFSAALPRIDGRTDTHDLTEAMQDLVEGMALPEAPKAPPVRLLPTEVAVADLPAPKAGPLGVAQVPLGIDDVELAPLWHDFDISPHLIIFGDTETGKTNMLRHVAQSVTRHYTPDKARIMFADLRRELYNAVPKEYHLGYSVSGDNFGQTVTEASQLLTKRLPGPEITPERLPKRDWWHGGELFVIVDDHEIMAGSGNPLQALNSLLPQASDIGLHVIIARSTSGANRAMMDQTIRRLWDLGTPVALLSCPKDEGRFLGDVRPKTLPPGRAQFVNRRRQVRLLQTPHLDPANTPAPTG; translated from the coding sequence ATGGACTCCCGCGCGGTCATCGGCGTGCCGGACGCCTACGAGCTGCCGTCCACCCCGGGCAACGGGTACCTGAAGTCGGACACCCAGACCATCACCCGGTTCAAGGCCGCCTACGTCTCCGGCCCGTACCGGTCCCCGCGCCGCAAGCGCAACCGGGACGTGATCGAGGAGCAGCTGGTCCCGTTCACCGCGCGCTACATCGAGCCCAGGGTCCGCCGCGCCGAGGAACCCGTCGAGGACGAGCAGCAGCACGAGTCCCAGCTGTCCGTCGTCGACGTGCTGATCGACAAGCTGCGCGGGGTCGGCCCGGCCGCGCATCAGGTGTGGCTGCCGCCGCTGCGCCAGTCGCCGAGCCTGGACGAACTGCTGCCGCCGCTGCTGGACGACCCGGAGACGGGGATCCGCGCCGCGGAGCGCGGTTCGCCGGACGGGCTGCAGGTGGCGGTCGGCCTCATCGACCTGCCCGGCCAGCAGCGCCGCGAGCTGCTCCGGCTCGACCTCAGCGGTTCCGCGGGCAACATCGGCATCGCCGGTGGCCCGCAGAACGGCAAGAGCACCCTGCTGCGCACCGTCATCACGGCGCTCGCGCTGACCCACAGCGCCCGCGAGGTGCAGTTCTACTGCCTGGACTTCGGCGGCGGAACGCTCGCCGGTCTGCTCGGCCTGCCGCACGTGGGCAGCGTCGCCGGGCGGCTGGACCGCGACCGGGTCAGCCGCACCGTGCTGGAAGTGCTGAACCTGCTGACCCGCCGCGAGGTGTTCTTCCAGAACAACGGCCTCGACTCGATGGCCAGCTACCGGCGGGAACGGCGCGCGGGCAAGTTCGCCGACGATCCCTACGGGGACGTGTTCCTGGTCGTCGACGGGTGGTCCACGTTGCGCCAGGAGTTCGAGGACGTCGAGGAGCTCTTCCGGGACATCGCCACCCGCGGGCTCACCTACGGGGTGCACCTGATCGTCGCTTCGCAGCGGTGGTCGGAGATCCGGACCTGGATGCGCGGCGTCCTCGGCACCCGGCTCGAACTGCGGCTGGGCGACCCGATCGACTCCGAGGTCAACTCCCGGGTCGCCGCGAAGGTGCCCAACCTCCCCGGCCGCGGGATCACCGCCGAGAGGGAGAACTTCTCGGCCGCGCTGCCCCGCATCGACGGCCGCACCGACACCCACGACCTCACCGAGGCGATGCAGGACCTCGTGGAGGGGATGGCCCTGCCCGAGGCGCCGAAGGCCCCGCCGGTCCGCCTGCTGCCCACCGAGGTCGCGGTCGCGGACCTGCCCGCGCCGAAGGCGGGCCCGCTCGGGGTCGCCCAGGTCCCGCTCGGGATCGACGACGTCGAGCTCGCCCCGCTGTGGCACGACTTCGACATCTCACCGCACCTGATCATCTTCGGCGACACCGAGACCGGCAAGACGAACATGCTGCGCCACGTCGCGCAGAGCGTCACCCGGCACTACACGCCGGACAAGGCGCGCATCATGTTCGCCGACCTGCGCCGCGAGCTGTACAACGCGGTGCCGAAGGAGTACCACCTCGGCTACTCGGTCTCCGGCGACAACTTCGGGCAGACTGTGACCGAAGCCTCCCAACTGCTCACCAAGCGGCTGCCGGGGCCGGAGATCACGCCGGAGCGGCTGCCGAAGCGGGACTGGTGGCACGGCGGCGAGCTGTTCGTCATCGTCGACGACCACGAGATCATGGCCGGGTCGGGGAATCCGCTGCAAGCGTTGAACTCGCTGCTGCCGCAGGCTTCCGACATCGGCCTGCACGTCATCATCGCCCGCAGCACCTCCGGCGCCAACCGGGCCATGATGGACCAGACGATCCGGCGGCTGTGGGATCTGGGCACACCGGTCGCCCTGCTGTCGTGCCCGAAGGACGAGGGCCGGTTCCTCGGCGACGTGCGCCCGAAGACCCTGCCGCCGGGCCGGGCCCAGTTCGTCAACCGCCGCAGGCAGGTGCGGCTGCTGCAGACCCCGCACCTGGATCCGGCGAACACGCCGGCGCCCACGGGCTGA
- a CDS encoding terpene synthase family protein, with protein MPELYFPFSVHTDIGHEEYDREAVQWLSRCSDLPQDQLDAITGSRIAAMLAFSAASARPELIKIFAKWAVVNLLVDDVVESSPIEQAAATAACGRRIWDDPATPAPGGWIIALMRQNTYELLTSATPVQRQRLRVAHQEYFAALLTQHLLDAAPQPPSLQVHTMVREATSGMPALSAVLEFVSGMEIPENEYHSPRVRAFAQAAHLTAGWINDICSFAKDVREGHQNNLVAVLAARSGCDMQEAVDEAVKVINSAYYVMDVLARGLLRDSSPALRGYVSFMLRKHGAFLPWQLNSPRYAEATAGETLKVTSVPPAGIHMRPGISSIDWWWDHLPARGPE; from the coding sequence ATGCCCGAATTGTACTTCCCCTTTTCTGTCCATACCGACATAGGCCACGAGGAGTATGACCGGGAGGCGGTGCAGTGGCTTTCCCGGTGCAGTGATCTGCCGCAGGACCAGCTGGACGCAATCACCGGGTCGCGAATCGCCGCGATGTTGGCGTTCTCGGCAGCTTCGGCTCGTCCGGAACTAATAAAGATCTTCGCGAAGTGGGCGGTGGTGAATCTCCTCGTCGATGACGTCGTTGAATCCTCCCCGATCGAGCAGGCTGCGGCTACTGCGGCCTGTGGTCGGCGGATTTGGGACGACCCGGCCACGCCGGCGCCCGGAGGATGGATCATCGCACTGATGCGGCAGAACACCTACGAGCTGCTGACGTCGGCAACGCCTGTGCAACGCCAACGCCTGAGAGTCGCGCATCAAGAGTATTTCGCCGCACTTCTCACCCAGCACCTGCTCGACGCTGCGCCGCAGCCGCCGTCTCTGCAAGTCCACACCATGGTGCGGGAGGCGACGTCCGGTATGCCGGCGTTGTCCGCAGTGCTCGAATTCGTCTCGGGTATGGAGATTCCCGAGAACGAGTATCACAGCCCGCGAGTGCGAGCGTTCGCTCAGGCGGCCCATCTCACCGCTGGCTGGATCAATGACATCTGCAGTTTTGCGAAGGACGTCCGGGAGGGCCACCAGAACAACTTGGTCGCCGTGCTGGCGGCTCGTTCCGGCTGCGACATGCAGGAGGCCGTCGATGAAGCCGTGAAAGTGATCAACAGCGCGTACTACGTCATGGACGTGCTCGCGCGGGGCCTGTTACGTGACAGCAGTCCGGCGTTGCGTGGCTACGTGAGCTTCATGCTGCGCAAGCACGGTGCGTTCTTGCCGTGGCAATTGAACTCTCCACGGTATGCGGAAGCAACGGCTGGGGAAACGCTGAAAGTGACCAGTGTTCCACCCGCAGGAATCCACATGCGACCGGGAATCTCGTCGATCGACTGGTGGTGGGACCATCTTCCGGCACGGGGGCCTGAATGA